A genome region from Mercenaria mercenaria strain notata chromosome 11, MADL_Memer_1, whole genome shotgun sequence includes the following:
- the LOC123532405 gene encoding uncharacterized protein LOC123532405 — protein MVIANMDTSTPIEDSFLETFEVSSSTASAIQMAWHIRASNIPFVEGFRVHYQKVASTYIQYGPKLHPTDNEYEIGNLVADTYYKVCLVVYRNDSIPFRECTDASTTNWQVPVSIGSSIGAVLALSMIVFIVLLSRCQLPLKYRRKKSKRSQKYDTISSNYHDDQYEFSETVTHGPDDDYTSEYDHEEESYYELSPTEPRRPKQFLPEKPNIPNGLGRSHVHPHQFAHHQSQHRNSLGRIQYPPSHHHGRQFRAYSIQADGNVCFFNQPCSPLAKDPRKNSLGKESRQSDDLYHDCSHVPAARKTSMKEFSPTKFELSSAHKLCSSAAQAFTFIDEIPEHVSKSSLNRSNESTEILSNSNSKEPANLLITDIDFDDLSRYGAAGGSSPPDKSNKTIEMSASHRMLAVPESVSFDEHSV, from the coding sequence ATGGTTATTGCAAATATGGATACGTCAACTCCTATTGAGGATAGCTTTCTTGAAACATTTGAAGTTTCCTCTTCAACAGCTTCGGCAATACAGATGGCGTGGCATATTCGTGCTTCAAACATTCCATTTGTGGAAGGATTTCGTGTTCATTATCAAAAGGTCGCAAGTACGTACATTCAGTACGGACCTAAACTGCATCCCACAGACAACGAATATGAGATAGGTAATCTAGTAGCTGATACATACTACAAAGTATGTCTTGTAGTTTACCGCAACGACAGCATTCCCTTTAGGGAGTGCACCGATGCATCGACGACAAATTGGCAAGTTCCTGTTTCCATAGGAAGTAGTATTGGGGCCGTTTTAGCTCTTTCAATGATTGTTTTCATTGTTCTGTTATCACGATGCCAATTACCGCTAAAATACAGACGCAAGAAATCAAAGAGGTCACAGAAATACGACACTATTTCATCAAACTATCATGATGATCAGTATGAATTCAGTGAAACGGTCACGCATGGGCCGGACGACGACTATACATCAGAGTACGATCATGAGGAAGAGAGTTACTACGAACTATCACCTACGGAACCTCGAAGGCCTAAACAGTTTCTTCCAGAAAAACCTAACATTCCGAATGGCTTAGGTAGGAGTCATGTACATCCCCATCAATTTGCACACCATCAAAGTCAACACAGAAACTCCCTTGGGCGTATTCAGTACCCTCCGTCGCATCATCACGGGCGCCAGTTTCGTGCATATTCTATACAAGCTGATGGAAACGTCTGTTTTTTCAATCAGCCATGTTCACCATTAGCAAAAGACCCAAGAAAGAACTCATTAGGAAAAGAAAGTCGTCAATCTGATGACCTATATCATGATTGCTCACATGTTCCAGCTGCAAGAAAAACTTCAATGAAGGAATTTTCTCCAACGAAATTTGAACTCTCTTCGGCTCACAAGTTATGCTCATCGGCTGCTCAAGCTTTTACTTTTATTGACGAAATTCCAGAACATGTTTCAAAATCATCCTTAAACCGGTCGAATGAGTCAacagaaatattatcaaattCGAATTCGAAAGAACCGGCAAATTTGTTGATAACTGATATAGATTTTGATGATTTGAGTCGGTATGGAGCAGCAGGCGGAAGTTCGCCACCagataaatcaaataaaacaatagaaatgtCTGCTTCACACAGAATGCTTGCTGTTCCTGAAAGTGTGTCATTTGATGAGCATTCCGTGTAG